The following proteins are encoded in a genomic region of Methylococcales bacterium:
- a CDS encoding L,D-transpeptidase family protein: MITLFKLNGVTAALLIAFTPTVHATAFLLPAKTNALIGTPNKTIYIKAAKSETLLDIARQHDLGQNQIVKANKTVDRWMPSKSVEEHASDKEGNQFKQLGEGKDIHIPNSYLLPSTARKGIVLNLPEYRLYYYRNGQVLTHPISIGRVDWNTPLGKTSIIAKTRNPTWTPPASIRREHAAKGDILPAVFPAGPNNPLGLFAMRLGRAGYLIHSTNKPLGVGMRVSHGCIRMYPEDIERIFPAVSVGTSVMIVNEPIKVGWSPEGLYIEVHPDLEDKQRGYQQRLTSAMNLIERAKANAFITIDGSALKKALVENSGIPVALYKRDTLINSTQTIIRPPQKQTVVTPTALPARVNKTAVPQRQSTPIAPAQVIVSPVILNQPAPVVDRSYDVVSSPVVSDNAVREVRVVTPQPVQGNNLKTYQPKAVVKKRLATPPRLNTPAAPVIRVQTTPPPQQKRYTPAPIQLGNTGYNNAGRTSVPAYQPKRTSTLPPPPPRLNDKVTTKEVSRVTPTPPKLEEPPKLAPPKLNKPQYSILKSAIPPN; this comes from the coding sequence TTTGATAGGAACCCCAAATAAAACGATTTATATTAAAGCAGCGAAAAGTGAAACCTTGCTAGATATTGCAAGACAACATGATTTAGGTCAAAACCAAATTGTGAAAGCGAATAAAACCGTTGATCGCTGGATGCCGAGTAAATCAGTTGAAGAGCACGCTAGTGATAAAGAGGGCAATCAATTTAAACAATTAGGGGAAGGAAAAGATATTCATATCCCTAATAGCTATCTACTACCGAGTACGGCACGTAAAGGGATTGTGTTAAATCTTCCTGAATATAGGCTTTATTATTATCGTAATGGTCAAGTTTTAACTCACCCGATTAGTATCGGTCGTGTCGATTGGAATACGCCTTTAGGAAAAACCAGTATTATCGCTAAAACCCGTAATCCAACGTGGACTCCGCCTGCCTCTATTCGTCGAGAACATGCGGCTAAAGGCGATATATTACCCGCTGTTTTCCCCGCAGGGCCTAATAACCCATTGGGATTATTTGCCATGCGTTTAGGGCGTGCTGGGTATTTAATTCATAGTACCAATAAACCCCTTGGCGTTGGAATGCGAGTGAGTCACGGTTGTATTCGTATGTACCCAGAAGACATTGAGCGGATATTCCCCGCTGTTTCTGTAGGGACATCGGTGATGATTGTGAATGAACCGATTAAAGTTGGCTGGTCACCTGAAGGACTCTATATAGAAGTCCATCCCGATTTAGAAGATAAACAACGGGGTTATCAACAGCGTTTAACCAGTGCCATGAACTTGATTGAACGAGCAAAAGCGAATGCATTTATTACGATTGATGGAAGTGCTTTAAAAAAAGCCTTAGTTGAGAATAGTGGAATTCCTGTTGCTCTTTACAAGAGAGATACCTTGATTAATAGCACTCAGACTATTATTAGACCACCTCAAAAACAAACCGTTGTTACCCCAACGGCGTTACCTGCTCGTGTTAACAAAACTGCAGTGCCGCAACGACAATCAACGCCGATTGCTCCCGCTCAGGTCATTGTATCCCCTGTCATCCTTAATCAACCTGCTCCTGTTGTTGATCGAAGTTATGATGTGGTTTCTTCACCCGTTGTCTCTGATAATGCGGTAAGAGAAGTACGAGTTGTAACGCCGCAGCCTGTTCAAGGCAATAATTTAAAAACGTATCAACCCAAAGCGGTTGTCAAAAAAAGGTTAGCGACTCCACCTCGTTTAAATACGCCAGCGGCTCCCGTTATTCGTGTTCAAACAACGCCACCGCCTCAACAAAAACGCTATACGCCTGCACCCATTCAATTAGGTAATACAGGTTATAACAATGCAGGTCGTACTTCGGTACCTGCTTATCAACCCAAACGTACGAGTACGTTACCCCCCCCGCCGCCGCGTTTAAATGATAAGGTGACTACAAAAGAAGTGAGTCGTGTGACTCCTACGCCACCAAAACTTGAAGAGCCTCCAAAACTTGCGCCTCCGAAATTAAATAAGCCTCAATATTCAATTTTGAAAAGTGCTATTCCGCCTAATTAG
- a CDS encoding aspartate carbamoyltransferase: MNYLWVSALSLFFIMNPVYAIEKASEKRLDEIAELGVHVMPFDLALTTHVFSKTAKGGVQKVLVKNPDDCEQIKLIREHLSKISAEFQQGDFSNPEKIHGNNMPGLEGLRKAKLNQLNITYKELPNGAKITYLTDEISLITAIHQWFEAQLSDHSRHAVSGHSNHKMHAQ, encoded by the coding sequence ATGAATTATTTATGGGTATCGGCATTAAGCCTATTTTTTATTATGAATCCCGTTTATGCAATAGAAAAAGCAAGTGAAAAGCGACTTGATGAGATAGCCGAACTAGGTGTTCATGTGATGCCCTTTGACTTGGCGTTAACAACTCATGTTTTTTCCAAAACTGCAAAAGGGGGCGTTCAAAAGGTTCTCGTTAAAAATCCTGATGATTGTGAGCAAATAAAGTTAATACGCGAACATCTATCTAAAATTTCTGCTGAATTTCAACAAGGTGATTTTTCTAATCCTGAAAAAATTCATGGCAACAATATGCCGGGTTTAGAGGGGTTACGAAAGGCAAAACTTAATCAGCTTAATATTACCTATAAAGAATTACCTAATGGCGCAAAAATCACTTATTTAACCGATGAAATCTCTCTTATAACCGCTATTCATCAATGGTTTGAAGCCCAGTTAAGTGACCATTCTCGTCATGCTGTTTCAGGACATTCTAATCATAAAATGCACGCTCAATAA
- the dcm gene encoding DNA (cytosine-5-)-methyltransferase, with amino-acid sequence MQKQVNYSALIKEKRLRMGLCQKNFAQILGLKSNGERTVRGWENNQHKPTKSKWAEIINLHETTPYKFKQSSKEKFTFIDLFAGIGGIRLPFQALKGRCVFTSEWDKFAQKTYAANYGEVPHGDITEIPTSEIPEHDILLGGFPCQAFSQAGLKKGFSDTRGTMFFEIQRILTSKRPKAFLLENVKQLQSHNKGKTFETITAILRGESNIELDENLILSDETLAALSHKLNYWVSYKVLRAADYGLPQNRQRIYIVGFNKDYYSKVDFDTLFTWPKESKEVTKVGDILLKDKDINEKYTISEKLWRGHQRRKQAHKIKGNGFGYSLFNAESEYTNTISARYYKDGSEILIDQSHLEKRPRKLTPRECANLQGFPQDFIIDAVSDGQIYKQFGNSVAMPVIRKVATEIIRIMDIANKLI; translated from the coding sequence ATGCAAAAACAAGTAAATTATTCAGCCTTAATTAAAGAAAAAAGATTAAGAATGGGGCTATGTCAAAAAAATTTCGCACAGATTTTAGGCTTGAAATCTAATGGAGAAAGAACGGTTAGAGGATGGGAGAATAATCAACATAAGCCAACTAAATCAAAATGGGCTGAAATTATAAATTTACATGAAACTACCCCTTATAAGTTCAAACAATCAAGTAAAGAAAAGTTTACTTTTATTGATTTATTTGCAGGGATAGGGGGAATTAGATTACCTTTTCAAGCGTTAAAAGGTCGGTGTGTTTTTACCTCTGAATGGGATAAATTTGCTCAAAAAACCTATGCGGCAAATTATGGCGAAGTGCCTCATGGCGACATAACGGAAATTCCCACATCTGAAATTCCTGAGCATGATATTTTATTAGGCGGTTTTCCTTGTCAGGCATTTTCACAAGCAGGGTTAAAAAAAGGATTTTCTGATACGAGAGGTACGATGTTTTTTGAAATTCAACGTATTCTAACCTCTAAACGTCCTAAAGCTTTTTTGCTTGAAAATGTTAAGCAGCTTCAAAGTCATAACAAGGGAAAAACATTTGAGACTATCACTGCGATATTAAGAGGAGAAAGTAATATTGAGTTAGATGAAAATTTGATTTTGTCAGATGAAACATTAGCCGCCTTGAGTCATAAATTAAACTATTGGGTAAGCTATAAAGTGTTAAGGGCGGCAGATTATGGCTTGCCTCAAAACAGACAAAGAATTTATATTGTTGGATTTAATAAAGATTATTACAGCAAAGTTGATTTTGATACGCTTTTTACCTGGCCTAAAGAAAGTAAAGAAGTGACTAAAGTAGGTGATATTCTTTTAAAAGATAAAGATATTAATGAAAAATATACTATTTCTGAAAAGTTGTGGAGAGGTCATCAACGTAGAAAGCAAGCGCATAAAATCAAAGGGAATGGTTTTGGTTATTCTCTTTTTAATGCAGAAAGTGAATATACCAATACAATAAGCGCACGATATTACAAAGATGGTAGTGAAATTTTAATAGATCAATCTCATCTTGAAAAAAGACCCAGAAAATTAACCCCTAGAGAATGTGCTAACCTCCAAGGTTTTCCTCAAGATTTTATAATAGATGCGGTTTCAGATGGGCAGATATATAAACAATTTGGAAATTCTGTAGCAATGCCTGTTATTCGTAAGGTTGCTACAGAAATAATAAGAATAATGGATATTGCTAATAAATTGATATAG
- a CDS encoding LlaMI family restriction endonuclease — MTDKEKIIELFNQNVKGKKSDISGSNSKHDGKEGHWLERQMGLSANASNSPDIYGYEMKNTTTSKTTFGDWSADKYIFKGENSTITRDEFLQIFGKPNEKKDGRFSWSGEPCPKINGYNNFGQKLDIDEIENIKAIYSYSEDKRPNKQNIVPSRFQVENLVIALWEMNSLKTKLERKFNQKGWFKCEKNSSGEYESINFGEPINYENWLNLVRKGVVFFDSGMYQTNNRNYSQWRANNSLWDSLITSTY, encoded by the coding sequence ATGACAGATAAAGAAAAAATAATTGAATTATTTAATCAAAATGTGAAAGGCAAAAAATCAGATATATCTGGCTCAAATAGTAAGCATGACGGCAAAGAAGGACATTGGCTAGAAAGACAAATGGGACTATCAGCCAATGCAAGTAATAGTCCTGATATTTATGGCTATGAAATGAAAAATACAACAACGTCTAAAACAACTTTCGGGGATTGGTCAGCGGATAAATATATTTTTAAAGGTGAAAATTCAACGATTACTCGCGATGAATTTCTTCAAATTTTTGGAAAACCTAATGAAAAGAAAGATGGGCGTTTTTCTTGGTCTGGTGAGCCTTGCCCTAAGATAAATGGTTATAATAATTTCGGGCAAAAACTTGATATTGATGAAATAGAAAATATTAAAGCCATTTACAGTTACAGCGAAGATAAAAGACCTAATAAGCAAAATATTGTCCCTTCGCGTTTTCAAGTAGAAAATTTAGTTATTGCTTTATGGGAAATGAATTCTTTAAAAACCAAATTAGAACGTAAATTTAACCAAAAAGGTTGGTTTAAGTGTGAAAAAAATTCTAGTGGAGAATATGAATCTATTAATTTTGGAGAGCCTATAAATTACGAAAACTGGTTAAATCTTGTCCGTAAAGGTGTTGTGTTTTTTGATAGTGGAATGTATCAAACTAATAATCGAAATTACTCACAATGGCGTGCTAATAATTCTTTATGGGATAGCTTAATTACAAGTACATACTAA
- a CDS encoding RepB family plasmid replication initiator protein, translating to MNHKKLTVYKSNSVVEAGYKLSLNEQRVVLACIAQVNSAEELLKTDEFELSAVDFAKLFSVSKNRAYSELQSITKTLYQRSMTIYNPDPERPKLKKIETRWISSVGYMPDEGKISLCFSQKIIPYLSELKGTFTRYELKHVGNMSSIYGIRLYELLMQWKTTGTREIEIAWIKSQFQLDESYNRLDNFKARVLEPAIKDINQHSNLQVTWKQRKTGRSVTHLIFTFAEKQAKKSSKPSNKEPMMFGLPKSEIERKARVGESYEEAAFRIKAEKLAAKSN from the coding sequence ATGAATCACAAAAAATTAACCGTTTATAAATCTAATAGCGTTGTCGAAGCAGGTTATAAATTAAGTCTAAATGAACAACGGGTTGTGCTAGCGTGTATTGCTCAAGTGAATTCAGCCGAGGAATTATTAAAAACGGATGAATTTGAATTATCGGCTGTTGATTTTGCAAAATTGTTTTCTGTTTCTAAAAATAGAGCTTATAGTGAGTTACAAAGTATTACTAAAACTTTGTATCAACGTTCTATGACAATTTATAACCCAGATCCTGAGCGTCCTAAGTTAAAAAAAATAGAAACCCGCTGGATTAGTTCGGTTGGTTATATGCCTGATGAGGGAAAAATTAGTTTATGTTTTTCTCAAAAGATAATTCCTTATTTGAGTGAGTTGAAAGGTACATTTACTCGTTATGAGCTTAAACATGTTGGAAATATGTCTTCTATTTATGGGATTCGTTTATATGAATTGTTAATGCAGTGGAAAACAACAGGGACACGCGAAATTGAGATTGCATGGATTAAAAGTCAATTTCAGTTAGATGAGAGTTATAACCGTTTGGATAATTTTAAGGCGCGAGTTTTAGAACCTGCGATTAAGGATATTAATCAGCATTCTAATTTACAGGTGACATGGAAACAGCGTAAAACTGGGCGTAGTGTGACGCATTTGATTTTTACCTTTGCTGAGAAACAAGCTAAAAAGTCGTCTAAGCCAAGTAATAAAGAGCCGATGATGTTTGGTTTACCTAAATCAGAAATAGAACGCAAAGCGCGAGTAGGTGAATCTTACGAAGAAGCGGCTTTTCGTATTAAAGCTGAGAAGTTAGCGGCTAAGTCCAATTAG
- a CDS encoding IS110 family transposase, translating into MSKVNSNKNIAVLGIDLAKNSFQLHGVDEDDNVCLKKKLTRNKLSAFIANLPPCLIGIEACGGANYWKRIFSQFGHTVKIMAPQFVKPYVKSNKSDALDAEGICEAVQRKSMRFVPSKSVEQQDIQCMHRIRSQLIGRRTAQANQIRGLLMEYGIIIAQGIHSVSKIIPELLEDAENQLSPIFRELLQELYDEMKHLNERIDSIEIKLKQVCAQNENCQRLLTIPGVGLLTATALIAAIGDINVFKNGRELAAWLGLVPRQHSTGGKPTLLGISKRGDTYLRTLLIHGGRSMLRVAHKYEDKRNKWIVSLKERRGENISTVAIANKNARIAWAVLSKQEDYCIKST; encoded by the coding sequence ATGAGCAAAGTTAATTCAAACAAAAATATCGCCGTCTTAGGGATTGATTTGGCGAAGAATAGTTTTCAGCTACATGGCGTGGATGAAGACGATAACGTGTGTCTGAAAAAGAAACTCACACGCAACAAGCTGAGTGCCTTTATCGCTAATCTGCCGCCGTGTTTAATTGGCATTGAAGCCTGCGGCGGCGCGAATTATTGGAAGCGCATTTTCTCTCAATTTGGGCATACGGTCAAAATTATGGCTCCACAATTTGTGAAGCCGTATGTGAAATCAAACAAAAGCGATGCCTTGGATGCGGAAGGAATTTGCGAAGCTGTGCAACGGAAGTCGATGCGCTTTGTCCCCAGTAAAAGTGTTGAGCAGCAGGATATTCAATGTATGCATCGCATTCGTAGCCAGTTGATTGGGCGACGCACTGCGCAAGCGAATCAAATTCGCGGCTTGCTGATGGAATATGGCATCATCATTGCGCAAGGCATTCACTCGGTCAGTAAGATTATTCCTGAGTTGCTAGAGGATGCAGAAAACCAACTTTCACCGATATTTCGAGAATTATTGCAAGAGCTTTACGATGAAATGAAGCACCTCAATGAGCGGATTGATTCGATCGAAATCAAGTTAAAACAGGTCTGCGCTCAGAATGAAAACTGCCAACGATTACTCACTATTCCTGGTGTCGGACTGTTAACTGCCACGGCTTTAATCGCTGCGATTGGCGACATCAATGTGTTTAAAAATGGACGCGAACTCGCGGCATGGCTAGGGCTGGTGCCGAGGCAACATTCCACAGGCGGCAAGCCGACATTATTAGGGATTAGCAAACGCGGCGACACTTATCTGCGCACCTTGCTGATTCACGGTGGACGCTCGATGTTACGGGTAGCGCATAAATACGAAGACAAGCGTAATAAATGGATTGTCAGTTTAAAGGAACGACGCGGCGAAAATATTTCCACAGTTGCCATCGCCAACAAAAACGCGCGTATCGCATGGGCGGTATTGAGCAAGCAAGAAGATTACTGCATCAAGAGTACTTAG
- a CDS encoding replication initiation protein yields MLKTDKFELSATDFARLFSISEDRAYSELQSIAKTLYQRSVTIYNPEPEHPKLKKIETRWISSIGYMPEEGKIILRFSQDILPYLSELKGQFTRYKLEDVGKMTSVYAIRLYELLVQWRSTGVREIELDWLKKQFQIEDKYKSIKDFKKYVIEPAVKDINNHSNYNTEWTHIWFVPYCK; encoded by the coding sequence TTGTTAAAAACGGATAAGTTTGAATTATCGGCAACGGATTTTGCGCGTCTTTTTTCAATTTCAGAAGATAGGGCGTATAGCGAGTTACAAAGTATTGCTAAAACGCTTTATCAACGTTCGGTGACAATTTATAACCCTGAGCCTGAACATCCTAAGCTTAAAAAGATAGAGACGCGTTGGATTAGTTCCATTGGTTATATGCCCGAAGAGGGCAAGATTATTTTACGATTTTCTCAGGATATATTGCCTTATTTGAGTGAGTTAAAAGGGCAGTTTACGCGCTATAAGCTTGAGGATGTTGGCAAGATGACTTCTGTTTATGCGATTCGTTTATATGAGTTATTAGTACAATGGAGATCGACAGGGGTGCGAGAAATTGAGCTTGATTGGTTAAAAAAGCAGTTTCAAATTGAAGATAAGTATAAATCTATTAAGGATTTTAAAAAGTATGTGATTGAACCTGCGGTGAAAGACATTAACAATCATTCAAACTATAATACTGAGTGGACACATATATGGTTCGTCCCGTATTGCAAGTAA
- a CDS encoding transposase, which produces MPRKPRISPIGIPQHVIVRGNNRQVCFTNENDMTFYLNCLKNYSKKHDLQIHAWVLMTNHIHLLCTPMKKNSVSKTMQDVGRLYVCYFNRTYHRTGTLWEGRYKSSLVQSDYYLLAVYRYIELNPLRASMVNDPADYAFSSYQINALGKPSDLCTPHSEYLSLGDNDKKRQKKYKLLFKQRLDNKLINDIRKITNKGMAIGNDNFIAQIKVLTGHNLVCVNRGRPVGWRKNKK; this is translated from the coding sequence ATGCCTAGAAAACCTCGAATTAGTCCCATTGGTATTCCACAGCATGTCATTGTACGAGGCAACAATCGTCAAGTTTGCTTTACTAATGAAAACGACATGACTTTTTATCTCAATTGTTTAAAAAACTACTCCAAAAAACACGACTTGCAAATTCATGCTTGGGTATTGATGACTAATCATATTCATCTACTATGTACCCCGATGAAAAAAAATTCCGTGAGTAAAACCATGCAAGATGTCGGTAGACTTTATGTGTGTTATTTTAATAGGACTTACCATAGAACAGGCACATTATGGGAAGGTCGCTACAAATCAAGTTTAGTGCAATCTGATTATTATTTGTTAGCCGTTTACCGATACATTGAGTTAAACCCTCTACGCGCCTCTATGGTTAATGATCCTGCGGATTATGCCTTTTCCAGTTATCAAATTAATGCGTTAGGTAAACCTTCTGATTTATGTACTCCACATAGTGAGTATTTGTCTTTAGGCGATAATGATAAAAAGAGGCAAAAAAAGTATAAGTTATTATTCAAGCAGCGACTTGATAACAAACTTATTAATGATATTCGCAAAATCACCAATAAAGGCATGGCAATTGGTAATGATAATTTTATTGCACAGATAAAAGTATTAACAGGTCATAATCTAGTGTGTGTAAACAGAGGGCGACCTGTTGGATGGCGAAAGAATAAAAAATAA
- a CDS encoding Rpn family recombination-promoting nuclease/putative transposase — MEKKYFNPYTDFGFKKLFGEEANKDLLIDFLNQLLPDYHQIATLEFKNVENINDTAKERRAIFDIYCQTNDGNRFIVEMQKAKVKFFKDRSLFYSTFPIKDQAKKGDWDFELLPVYFIAILDFHYDEKKRKTKI; from the coding sequence ATGGAAAAAAAATACTTCAATCCCTACACCGATTTTGGATTCAAAAAACTTTTTGGAGAAGAAGCAAATAAAGACCTGTTAATTGACTTTTTAAACCAGCTTCTCCCCGACTATCACCAAATAGCCACACTTGAATTTAAAAATGTCGAAAATATCAATGATACAGCCAAAGAACGCCGAGCAATTTTTGATATTTATTGTCAAACCAACGATGGCAATCGTTTCATTGTGGAAATGCAAAAAGCCAAAGTAAAATTTTTTAAAGATCGTTCCTTATTTTATTCAACGTTTCCTATCAAAGACCAAGCTAAAAAAGGCGATTGGGATTTTGAACTACTCCCCGTTTATTTTATTGCTATTCTTGATTTTCATTATGATGAGAAAAAAAGAAAAACGAAAATTTAG
- a CDS encoding PD-(D/E)XK nuclease family transposase, which yields MCLKDQDGEVFYEKLHFKFLQMPLFNKQENELETHFDKWIYFLKHLETFDHIPSILNEPIFKKGFEIAEISHLKPEQYEAYQKKSYRILGN from the coding sequence GTGTGTCTAAAAGACCAAGATGGTGAGGTATTTTATGAGAAACTGCATTTTAAATTCTTACAAATGCCTCTATTTAATAAACAGGAAAATGAGTTAGAAACCCATTTTGATAAATGGATCTATTTTTTAAAACATCTTGAAACTTTTGATCATATTCCCTCTATTTTAAACGAGCCCATTTTTAAAAAAGGCTTTGAAATTGCAGAGATTTCACATTTAAAACCTGAACAATATGAGGCTTATCAAAAAAAGTCTTATAGAATATTGGGAAATTAA